A part of Miscanthus floridulus cultivar M001 chromosome 6, ASM1932011v1, whole genome shotgun sequence genomic DNA contains:
- the LOC136456649 gene encoding uncharacterized protein, whose translation MASLTTTTSSPPALPAATTAAAASSISPHAGSKRPLLAGDDAPWRATAATAAGQGIRPVPRIHHAPVLRVATQEDSAAYALAIMKHPDPIGEGLAMEAFAEAAGPECIVPGQQAPLRLMGLKVWPLDIDMKFLEPFGRELQSMKKFMDKSCSVMDSSMANK comes from the exons ATGGCGTccctcaccaccaccacctcctcaccGCCCGCGCTCCCggcggccaccaccgccgccgcggcctcGTCCATATCCCCCCACGCCGGCTCGAAGCGGCCGCTCCTCGCGGGCGACGACGCGCCCTGGCGCGCCACCGCGGCCACCGCCGCGGGGCAGGGGATCCGGCCCGTCCCGCGCATCCACCACGCCCCCGTCCTCCGCGTTGCCACGCAGGAAGACTCCGCCGCCTACGCCCTCGCCATCATGAAG CATCCGGATCCGATTGGGGAGGGGCTGGCCATGGAGGCGTTCGCTGAAGCCGCCGGGCCGGAGTGCATCGTGCCCGGACAACAAGCGCCTCTAAGGCTCATGGGGCTCAAG GTTTGGCCCCTTGATATAGATATGAAGTTCCTAGAGCCATTTGGACGGGAATTACAATCAATGAAAAAA